GTCCGCCCCCGGCCGAAGAGGTCGCGCCGCTCCTGACGGCGTTCCGGGCCCGGCACGGCCGCGCCGCTCGCACCGACCTGATCACCCGCGCCTACCTGTCGGCGTCGGCCGCGCACCAGGGCCAGGCGCGCCAGTCCGGCGAGGCCTACATCCATCACCCGATCGCAGTGGCCCAGATCGTCGCCGACCTCGGCCTCGACGACATCACGATCGCCGCCGCCCTGCTCCACGACGCGGTCGAGGACACGTCCGTGTCGCTCACCGACGTGGAGGCCGACTTCGGCGCCGAGGTGGCCGCCATCGTCGACGGGGTCACCAAGCTCGACCGGATCCACTTCGACACCAAGGAGCAGCAGCAGGCCGCCACGGTGCGCAAGATGATCGTGGCGATGGCGAAGGACCTGCGGGTCCTCATCA
The genomic region above belongs to Acidimicrobiales bacterium and contains:
- a CDS encoding HD domain-containing protein, which translates into the protein MPSTVDRVLPWRRSSPPPAEEVAPLLTAFRARHGRAARTDLITRAYLSASAAHQGQARQSGEAYIHHPIAVAQIVADLGLDDITIAAALLHDAVEDTSVSLTDVEADFGAEVAAIVDGVTKLDRIHFDTKEQQQAATVRKMIVAMAKDLRVLIIKLADRLHNMRTIAGMAHAKQERIARETLDIYAPLAHRLGMQDVRQQLEDLSFAALHPKRFAEIDHMVSTRTPERDLYLHQVIHQVEERLEELRLTAEVTGRPKHMWSIYEKMVVKGR